The Lynx canadensis isolate LIC74 chromosome D1, mLynCan4.pri.v2, whole genome shotgun sequence genome has a segment encoding these proteins:
- the DRD4 gene encoding D(4) dopamine receptor — MGNRSAADADGLLQGRGPGAGGGAGTPGAAAALAGGVLLIGAVLAGNALVCVSVAAERALQTPTNYFIVSLAAADLLLALLVLPLFVYSEVQGGVWLFSPGLCDALMAMDVMLCTASIFNLCAISVDRFVAVAVPLSYNRQGAGGRQLLLIGATWLLSAAVAAPVLCGLNDPRGRDPAVCRLENRDYVVYSSVCSFFLPCPLMLLLYWATFRGLRRWEAARQAKLHCRAPRRPSGPGPPPPEVGEPPEAVAPPDAVPAEPPRQAPRRRRAKITGRERKAMRVLPVVVGAFLVCWTPFFVVHITRGLCPTCAVPPRLVSAVTWLGYVNSALNPVIYTVFNAEFRTVFRKALRLCCWADPSACAHCVLCEDPGPGGPGHASGGRTPAREGVLYD, encoded by the exons ATGGGGAACCGCAGCGCCGCGGACGCGGATGGGCTGCTGCAGGGGCGCGGGCCGGGAgcgggcggcggcgcggggacccccggggcggcggcggcgctggcGGGGGGCGTGCTGCTCATCGGCGCGGTGCTCGCGGGGAACGCGCTCGTGTGCGTGAGCGTGGCGGCCGAGCGCGCCCTGCAGACGCCCACCAACTACTTCATCGTGAGCCTGGCAGCCGCCGACCTGCTGCTCGCCCTGCTAGTGCTGCCGCTCTTCGTCTACTCCGAG GTCCAGGGCGGCGTGTGGCTGTTCAGTCCCGGCCTCTGCGACGCGCTCATGGCGATGGACGTCATGCTGTGCACCGCCTCCATCTTCAACCTGTGCGCCATCAGCGTGGACAG GTTCGTGGCCGTGGCCGTGCCGCTGAGCTACAACCGCCAGGGCGCCGGGGGGCGTCAGCTGCTGCTCATCGGCGCCACGTGGCTGCTgtcggcggcggtggcggcgccCGTGCTGTGCGGCCTCAACGACCCGCGCGGCCGCGACCCCGCCGTGTGCCGCCTGGAGAACCGCGACTACGTGGTCTACTCGTCCGTGTgctccttcttcctgccctgcccgCTCATGCTGCTGCTCTACTGGGCCACGTTCCGGGGCCTGCGGCGCTGGGAGGCGGCTCGCCAGGCCAAGCTGCACTGCCGGGCGCCTCGTCGGCCCAGCGGCCCCGGCCCACCGCCCCCCGAGGTCGGCGAGCCCCCCGAGGCCGTCGCGCCCCCCGACGCCGTCCCAGCCGAGCCGCCGCGGCAGGCACCCAGGAGGAGGCGCGCCAAGATCACCGGCCGGGAGCGCAAGGCCATGAGGGTCCTGCCGGTGGTGGTCG gggcCTTCCTGGTGTGCTGGACTCCCTTCTTTGTGGTGCACATCACTCGGGGACTGTGTCCTACCTGCGCCGTGCCCCCGCGGCTGGTCAGCGCGGTCACCTGGCTGGGCTACGTCAACAGCGCCCTCAACCCCGTCATCTACACCGTCTTCAACGCCGAGTTCCGTACCGTCTTCCGCAAGGCCCTGCGCCTCTGCTGCTGGGCGGATCCCTCCGCGTGCGCCCACTGCGTCCTCTGCGAGGACCCGGGCCCAGGAGGACCCGGCCATGCCTCCGGGGGCAGGACCCCAGCAAGGGAGGGGGTTTTGTACGACTAA